CCCAAAAACCTGGCGGAGAGGGAGGGATTCGAACCCTCGGTGGGAAAAATCCCACACTTGCTTAGCAGGCAAGCGCCTTCGACCACTCGGCCACCTCTCCATACTATCACGTATAGATTTTAACTTAATTTCATTTAGATGTCAAGTAAAAAAAATCTAAAGTACTACCATTTCATTTGGACTTCTCAATAGAATTATAGGCTTTTCACCATCATCCCAAAGTTCACCGTAAAATCTTACAATTTTATCTTTTAAATCATACAAGTTGTAATCTTTGAAAAAATAATCATATTCTTCTTCCCTTATTTTAATTGTAAACCAATCGCCATATATTTCCCACATTCCACCACTCTGGTGTACATTACTAACTTTTCCCTCAAGAAATACTATATTTCCAATATATGATTTATAATTACTTGAATTTTTCAAAATAGGTGCTGTACTCCATTTTGAAAAAATCCCTACTTTTTTTTCAAAAGCATAATTGTACGCACTAACAATTCTGGAAGTTAATTCTGGATCAACATTTTCAAAATATATTAATGGCCTTGCAAGACCTGCTTTTAAAATTTCTTCTTCGTAAAAATACGTTTTATCTTTTGATTTTCCAAATACATATGCTAAGACTCTACCGTATCTATCTTTTCCCTCTTCTTTCAAATAAATTTCATACTTTTTTACAAAATCTTCTAAAAACTGTTTTGCTTGTACTCCAAACTCACCTACAGGTTTACTACTTTTATGGACTTCCGGAGTATCAATACCAATAATCCTCACTTTATCCCTCACTGTATGAAATGTATCTCCGTCAACAACACTACTAACTAAAACTCCACTTCTTCCGTCTAGATTAATTATATCCAAATTAACACAAGAAGTTAAAATCAAAAAAACTAAAAAAGCATACAAAAACAGCCTTTTTACATCCATTAACCTTACCTCCTAAAATACGCCGCAAATGCGGCGCGTATTAAAACTACCTTATTTCAATATCTTCCTGCCATCTAGGTAAAATTTCATACTCGCCCTTGTAAACAGCTAAAATACCTTGGACTTTTACCTTTTGCCCAACATTTAAATTTGATATGTCTATATTTGTACCCTTTTTCAAATACACCTTTATAATAAAATCCCCTGTGTCAACTTTAAAGTTATACTTATTTTTTTCTTTTACTACTCCCTCGACATACACAAATGCAGAAATAAATGTCTTAGACAAACTTGTTAAAACATCTGGAATAACTTTTGCACTGCCAACTTTTTCAACATTATTTGCAACCAATTCAATCACACCATTCCACAATTTACTCTTCCCAGAAATCACCACAACATCTCCTACGTTTAAATCTCCTCCTAATACTGGAGAATAAATCATTAGTCCTGCAGTTTCATCTTGTATATAAAAGCTACCTTTTCCCAAAAGATCTTTTGGAGAAGTAACTATACCTTTAACTACAAAACTTTTTCCTTCTTCTCCAAGTATTACATCCATTATAGAATTAAATCCCTTCTTTTTTTCCTCAACTGGAGTAACAAGCTTAGAATTAAACGAGAATAATTTATTAAACTCAAGGCTGTAGAAATAATTAAGCTCTGCTATTATCTTTTGTTCTCCTGCTATGTTGCTTTCTAAATCTCCATTTCCCACTTTTAAAGTAAAATCTTTATATGCCAATTTCAAACCATACAACGGCAAATAATTTGGATCCGATGCCCAAACACTGTTATACCTTAAAAACACACCTAAAACATAATCGTTTAAAGCATAATCAACATCCAAATAATATGCCCATGCATTTGGCAAAAACGCAACATCATTTGGATCACCGGTTTGAAAATCTGCATCGTATCTATTAACACCTAAACTTAAAAATTGTGTGCTTAATGCTAAATTATTAAAGTTTACCTTTCCACCCACCAAATACGAAAAATTGGCAATATCAGATGATTTAGCCGACAAAGCTGTCCAAGCCAAAATTGAAAAATTACCTAAATCAAAGCTTCTATTTACATCCAATGAAATTTGATTATATTTTGTTTCATAATAGCCACCTAATTTAAAACCAAACAAATCAGCCTGGACATATCCTGCAACACTTCCTAGATCTAAATCATATGCTGCTCCAAGATTTATTTTTCCAATTTTAACATCCAAACCTGCACCATAGTAATCAAATTTCAATCCACCAACCCTCAAACCCTCTAGCTTTTCCGTTTGACTTTTTTTCAACCTTGTCTTTAGAACATCTAGTTTTACATCATAACCAAATAAATCAAATTTTCCCTCAAGATAATAATATCTTGGCTTGAAAATCGAATATGTTCCCAAATTCCAAGAATCATGGGAAAGTTCTAAATAATCAGTTACTTTAAATGCCAAAAAATCAAATGGTTGGTATGTAACATAAAGTATGGGAAAGTAATCAAATGCGCCATCATCTAAACCCATTGTAGTTAAATTTAAAATAGAAAGAGAAAAATTTCCCGAAAAAGAAAGAATAGAAAGAAACAAAACTAAAGAAATCAAAATCCTTTTCACAATTTCACCTCCGATAAAAATAGGGCCTTTACGGCCCTAAAATTCTATTAATTTAAAAGACTTAAAATTCTATATCTTCCGCTGTTCTTGGATAAATTTGCCATTCATATTTATATCCTGCAAGATATCCTGTTACCGTTGCAGGTGCATTTTCACATGTGCTTACAGCTGTATATGTATACACTGTAACTGTTGCAGTTCCAGAATCTACTGGATATTCAAATTCAAATTTTTTACCAGTGGTATCTAAAGAAGTTAATGTACCTTTTGCCGTTACAAACCTATAATTCCACAACGCAAGAGCAGTTGCATCTGCCGTATTGCCAGTAGCATCAAATAACCAAGTATTATCAAGTTTTACATTTAAAACACTTGGCTCACATTCACTAGCTGTTTCAGTTGAAACCACTGTAACATCCTTCATCCTTAAATTTCCATTATAAGTATCTTTATACAACGTTCCTGTAACTGTTACTTTATCACCCACATTTAATCCTGCAGAAGAAATATCTTTGATGTATATTCCAGAAGTTGAATCACTTAATATTCCATAATAATTATATTTATAAACAAGTATACCTGTTACAGTCGCAGAAGATGTATCATTTAAAAGATAATCTAGCTTAGCACCTGCAATACCTGTTAAAACAACTTCTTCTCAACCTTGTGGAAGATTTTGTTGTAAACATCCGCTAAATAAGATAAAAACTAATATAACACCCAAAATTACCCCTACATATTTCTTCATAAATCCCTCCTTTGTATAAAGTTTAGCAAAATTATTACATAACACTTTCTTAACTTTTCAAAATTCTAAAACATATCCCACAATTCTTCTTTACTGGTAGATACAGCTATTGCTCCTGCATCTAGTATTTTTTTAACCTGATTTTTTTTACTAACAAGTCCTCCTGAAATAATTGGTTGTTCTATATTTTCTTTTATGTACTTTATAAATTCTGGAATAAGTCCTGGTAAAACTTCAACAAAATTAACTTTGTGTTTTTTTATTTGTTGGATTCCCGTTTCTACCGCTTTAGAATCTATCAAAAATATCCTTTGAACAGTCATTAACCCTAATTTACTTGCGATAACAATAAGGTTTGACCTTGTAGTAATTATTCCATCTGCACCGACAAACTCCTTGACAAGTTTCACACTTGCCTCATCTCTTCCCAAACCACTTACAAGATCCAAATGTACAAAAACGATTTTACCGTTTTCTTTTAATATTCTAGTTGAATTCTTTATTTTAAAAATATCTCCCTCTAACAAAAAAACCGAAGAAACAGGTGTGGGAATAATTCTTTCAACAGCTCTTAAATCTCTTATTGCAGGGACTATTGGGTATACAAATGGATGCAATATTACTCACTCCATTTCATGGATCTTTTAACTGCTTCTTTCCATTTTTTATACATATTTTCTCTTTTTTCTTCTTCAATCAGTGGCAAAAATCTTTTGTCCAGATTCCACTTTATTTCTTCTTTACTTTTCCATACACCAGTTGCAAGTCCTGCAAGATATGCGGCACCTAATGCCGTTGTCTCGGTAATTTGCGGCCTTTCAACGGGAATACCAAGGATATCCGCCTGAAATTGCATTAAAAAGTTATTGTTAGATGCTCCTCCATCTACTCTCAAAGTCCCCATATTTATCCCAGATTCTTTTGCCATAACCTCAAGAACGTCTCTAGTTTGATACGCTATAGATTCAAGTACTGCTCTAACAATATGTGCTTTTGTTGTACCACGTGTTATTCCAATTAAAAGTCCCCTTGCATACATATCCCAATACGGTGCACCAAGTCCTACCATAGCAGGGACAAAATAAAGTTCTCCTGAATCAGGCACAGACATGGCAATTTCTTCAGTTTCGTATGCTGCATCAATGAGTTTTAAGTTATCCCTTAACCACTGTACAGCGGCCCCTGCTATAAAAATACTTCCTTCAAGTGCATATTCCACCTTTCCGTCAACACCCCAAGCAATTGTTGTAAGCAATCCAGAATTGGAATAATAAGGCTTTTCCCCAGTATTCATCAAGATAAAACAACCCGTACCATATGTGTTCTTTATCATCCCTTTATCAAAACACGTCTGACCAAAAAGCGATGCCTGTTGATCCCCTGCATCACCAGCAATTGGAATCTTCCCACCAAAAATATCCGTATATCCGTACACCATGCTAGATGGCACAGGTGTTGGTAAAATACTTTTTGGAATATCTAATATTTCCAAAATTTCTTCATCCCATTGTAACGTATTAATATTAAACAACATAGTTCTTGATGCATTAGAATAGTCGATAACGTGTACTCTTCCACCTGTTAAATTCCAAATAAGCCAAGAATCTACTGTTCCAAACAAAATATTACCTCTTTTTGCGTCTTCTTTTACTCCTTCAACGTTATCTAAAATCCACTTGATTTTTGTTCCAGAAAAATACGCATCAACTACTAATCCCGTTTTTTCTTTAATTAATTTTTCATATCCTTTTTCTTTTAAATCATCACAAATTTCAGCTGTTCTTCTACATTGCCAAACAATTGCGTTATACACAGGCTTCCCCGTTCTTTTATCCCAAAGGATTGTCGTTTCCCTTTGGTTGGTAATACCTATTGCCGCTATATTTTCTACACCTACTGTATCAACTGCTAACTTTGCCACTTCTATTTGTGAATTTAGAATATCAAATGGATCATGTTCTACCCATCCCGGCCTTGGATAAATTTGTCTATATTCTTTGTTTTTCACAAAAACATCTTTCCCACTTTCATCGAACAAAATAGCTCTGGAACTTGTAGTTCCTTGATCAAGCGCCAATATGAACACCATATCCCCCCTTGCTTTTTCAATCCTTTTTCAACACTGTTCGCGTAGCAACAAGATTTGCGCCCGTTGACAATATATCATTAACTATTATATCACCTCGTTTTACAGGAGCTTTTATTTTTAACCCTTTAATATATTCTATTATCTCATGCAACATTTTCTTTGGAACTGGTTTATCAGTTTTTGCCGAAACAAGTTCCATTACTCCATCTTCAACTTTCACACTAATAGTAAGTATTCTTTTTGGATTAGTAACCTCATTTTTTGCATATTCCAATCCCCTTGGACAACGATTACCCTCAACTTTTATTTCACCATTTACAAATACCGTCAACTCACAACCAATAGGACACGATATACATGTCATCTTTTTAATCAATTTCATTCACCTCCACGGTGACATTTGGACCAAAATTGTTAAAATCCTTTACAACTAAATCTATCATCTCACTTGGTCTAATCCGCCAATTAAATTTCCTTATTACTTTATCATCAAACTTTAAAATGGATTTCTTAAAGCTCTTTAGAGGCCTTAAATAAATTTTAAAAGATTTTTTTTGTGAAAATCTTTGCGGAAGTAATACTCCTACATTTTGTCCCCTTAGAAATCTTTTATCTGAATCTGGTAATTTTTCATTCTTTGAAATTAGCGCCGCATAATACCCTGCTATTTTTCCCTCTTCGTATACAAAGTCTACAAGATCATGGATAGCCACGTTATTTCCCGCTGCAAATATCCACTTAATACTAGTTCTCATAAATTCATCTATTATGGGGCCTTTATTTATGGGATCCATTTCAACAAAACCTTCTATTAACTCATTCTGTGGTATTAATCCCACCGAAGTAACTAACGTATCTACTTTGATTTTTCTTTCCGTACCTGGTATAGGTTTTTTATTTTTATCTACTTTTGCAATAGTTACCGCATTAAGTCTCTGATCCCCATGAATTTCAACTACTGTATGACTCAACCAAAGTGGTATTTCAAAATCCTCCAAACACTGTACAACGTTTCTAATAAGTCCACCTGGTTCTGGCATAATTTCCACTACACCTACAACATCCATTCCCTCTATTTTCAACCTTCTTGCCATAATAAGTCCTATATCACCCGATCCCACAATTAAAACTTTTCTACCTGGCAATCTGTTATAAATATTCACCATTTTCTGTGCCACACCTGCAGTGTATACACCAGCTACCCTTGAACCAGGTATTTGCAAGGAACTAAGAGGTCTTTCTCTTGCTCCAGTTGCCATAACAAGAGCCTTTACTTCAAAAATAACTAATCCCTCTTCAGATAAAGTTACAACTTCTCTTGTCTTTGGCTTTATCTCCAAAACCGTGTAATTAGGGCGTATAACATCTTCCTTTAATTCATCCCACATTCTTTCCATAAACTCTGGACCTGTTAGTTCTTCTTTGTAAACGTGTAATCCAAATCCATTGTGTATACATTGGTTTAAAACACCTCCAGTACTCCTATCACGTTCCAACAATACAGTTTTAACACCTTCTTTTGTAGCCGAAATTGCAGCAGCAAGGCCTGCTGCACCACCACCTACGATTAACACATCCACCTTTTCTCTTCTCATACTCTCACCTTGCCATCCATTATCCAGGATTTTTCATAATTTAATTTTATTTCTTCTATGGGGATATTTAACTCTCTAGAAATTATTTCCATAATCTTCAAACTACAAAAACCACCTTGGCATCTTCCAAAAGATGCCCTAGTTCTAAATTTAACACCGTCCAAAGTT
This DNA window, taken from Thermosipho affectus, encodes the following:
- a CDS encoding thermonuclease family protein, coding for MDVKRLFLYAFLVFLILTSCVNLDIINLDGRSGVLVSSVVDGDTFHTVRDKVRIIGIDTPEVHKSSKPVGEFGVQAKQFLEDFVKKYEIYLKEEGKDRYGRVLAYVFGKSKDKTYFYEEEILKAGLARPLIYFENVDPELTSRIVSAYNYAFEKKVGIFSKWSTAPILKNSSNYKSYIGNIVFLEGKVSNVHQSGGMWEIYGDWFTIKIREEEYDYFFKDYNLYDLKDKIVRFYGELWDDGEKPIILLRSPNEMVVL
- a CDS encoding single stranded DNA-binding domain-containing protein → MKRILISLVLFLSILSFSGNFSLSILNLTTMGLDDGAFDYFPILYVTYQPFDFLAFKVTDYLELSHDSWNLGTYSIFKPRYYYLEGKFDLFGYDVKLDVLKTRLKKSQTEKLEGLRVGGLKFDYYGAGLDVKIGKINLGAAYDLDLGSVAGYVQADLFGFKLGGYYETKYNQISLDVNRSFDLGNFSILAWTALSAKSSDIANFSYLVGGKVNFNNLALSTQFLSLGVNRYDADFQTGDPNDVAFLPNAWAYYLDVDYALNDYVLGVFLRYNSVWASDPNYLPLYGLKLAYKDFTLKVGNGDLESNIAGEQKIIAELNYFYSLEFNKLFSFNSKLVTPVEEKKKGFNSIMDVILGEEGKSFVVKGIVTSPKDLLGKGSFYIQDETAGLMIYSPVLGGDLNVGDVVVISGKSKLWNGVIELVANNVEKVGSAKVIPDVLTSLSKTFISAFVYVEGVVKEKNKYNFKVDTGDFIIKVYLKKGTNIDISNLNVGQKVKVQGILAVYKGEYEILPRWQEDIEIR
- a CDS encoding glycerol-3-phosphate responsive antiterminator, coding for MHPFVYPIVPAIRDLRAVERIIPTPVSSVFLLEGDIFKIKNSTRILKENGKIVFVHLDLVSGLGRDEASVKLVKEFVGADGIITTRSNLIVIASKLGLMTVQRIFLIDSKAVETGIQQIKKHKVNFVEVLPGLIPEFIKYIKENIEQPIISGGLVSKKNQVKKILDAGAIAVSTSKEELWDMF
- the glpK gene encoding glycerol kinase GlpK, encoding MFILALDQGTTSSRAILFDESGKDVFVKNKEYRQIYPRPGWVEHDPFDILNSQIEVAKLAVDTVGVENIAAIGITNQRETTILWDKRTGKPVYNAIVWQCRRTAEICDDLKEKGYEKLIKEKTGLVVDAYFSGTKIKWILDNVEGVKEDAKRGNILFGTVDSWLIWNLTGGRVHVIDYSNASRTMLFNINTLQWDEEILEILDIPKSILPTPVPSSMVYGYTDIFGGKIPIAGDAGDQQASLFGQTCFDKGMIKNTYGTGCFILMNTGEKPYYSNSGLLTTIAWGVDGKVEYALEGSIFIAGAAVQWLRDNLKLIDAAYETEEIAMSVPDSGELYFVPAMVGLGAPYWDMYARGLLIGITRGTTKAHIVRAVLESIAYQTRDVLEVMAKESGINMGTLRVDGGASNNNFLMQFQADILGIPVERPQITETTALGAAYLAGLATGVWKSKEEIKWNLDKRFLPLIEEEKRENMYKKWKEAVKRSMKWSE
- a CDS encoding DUF1667 domain-containing protein, translating into MIKKMTCISCPIGCELTVFVNGEIKVEGNRCPRGLEYAKNEVTNPKRILTISVKVEDGVMELVSAKTDKPVPKKMLHEIIEYIKGLKIKAPVKRGDIIVNDILSTGANLVATRTVLKKD
- a CDS encoding NAD(P)/FAD-dependent oxidoreductase, which translates into the protein MRREKVDVLIVGGGAAGLAAAISATKEGVKTVLLERDRSTGGVLNQCIHNGFGLHVYKEELTGPEFMERMWDELKEDVIRPNYTVLEIKPKTREVVTLSEEGLVIFEVKALVMATGARERPLSSLQIPGSRVAGVYTAGVAQKMVNIYNRLPGRKVLIVGSGDIGLIMARRLKIEGMDVVGVVEIMPEPGGLIRNVVQCLEDFEIPLWLSHTVVEIHGDQRLNAVTIAKVDKNKKPIPGTERKIKVDTLVTSVGLIPQNELIEGFVEMDPINKGPIIDEFMRTSIKWIFAAGNNVAIHDLVDFVYEEGKIAGYYAALISKNEKLPDSDKRFLRGQNVGVLLPQRFSQKKSFKIYLRPLKSFKKSILKFDDKVIRKFNWRIRPSEMIDLVVKDFNNFGPNVTVEVNEID